The following are encoded in a window of Allosphingosinicella indica genomic DNA:
- a CDS encoding ion channel, which produces MLAELAVSTFMVLLTVAIHGAGLYALGRLLRLERDAVDWASMHPMSPRGFALTFALVFGLFALHGTEIWLYAFAFHALDAVPDLRTGVYFSTITYATIGYSDAPIAEGWKLVAAIEGINGVLLIGWSTAFFVTIMTRMGPHRRS; this is translated from the coding sequence ATGCTTGCCGAGCTTGCCGTGTCGACCTTCATGGTGCTGCTCACCGTCGCGATCCACGGCGCCGGGCTTTACGCGCTGGGCCGCTTACTGCGGCTCGAGCGGGACGCGGTGGACTGGGCGAGCATGCATCCGATGTCGCCGCGCGGCTTTGCGCTCACCTTCGCTTTGGTGTTCGGGCTGTTCGCGCTGCACGGCACCGAAATCTGGCTTTACGCCTTCGCCTTCCACGCGCTCGATGCCGTGCCGGACCTTCGCACCGGCGTCTATTTCTCGACCATCACCTACGCGACGATCGGCTATAGCGACGCGCCGATCGCGGAAGGCTGGAAGCTGGTTGCGGCGATCGAGGGGATCAACGGGGTGCTGCTGATCGGCTGGTCGACCGCCTTCTTCGTGACGATCATGACGCGGATGGGCCCGCATCGTCGCTCCTGA
- a CDS encoding DUF962 domain-containing protein — protein MTSRFDSFAAFWPHYLREHAKPQTRALHYVGTSLVVLIALVALLSRQWLLLAAVPVAGYGFAWASHAAVEHNRPATFTHPLWSLRADFRMWLLWLTGRLEPELRAAGVEARRG, from the coding sequence GTGACGAGCCGCTTTGACAGCTTCGCCGCCTTCTGGCCGCATTACCTGCGCGAACATGCCAAGCCGCAGACGCGCGCGCTCCATTATGTCGGCACCAGCCTCGTCGTCCTGATCGCGCTGGTCGCGCTGCTCAGCCGTCAGTGGCTGTTGCTGGCGGCCGTGCCGGTCGCGGGCTACGGCTTCGCCTGGGCGAGCCACGCGGCGGTCGAGCACAACCGCCCCGCGACCTTCACCCATCCGCTATGGTCGCTCCGCGCCGATTTCCGCATGTGGCTGCTGTGGCTCACCGGCCGGCTGGAGCCGGAGCTTCGTGCCGCCGGCGTCGAGGCGCGCCGTGGATAG
- a CDS encoding SDR family oxidoreductase encodes MSDTDTVDMIHEDALPGHESELEPKPEWAPRYPGSGRLDGKVAIVTGADSGIGRAVAALYAREGADIAIVYLCEHDDAAKTKAIVEKEGRKAITIAGDLGEKDFCESVIAQTIDAFGRLDILVNNAGEQHSDKEITDITEEQLKRTFQSNIFSMFFLVQAARPHLKKGAAIVNCTSVTSYQGEKELLDYSSTKGAITSFTRALSENLIGEGIRVNGVAPGPIWTPLNPFGGSSKEKLATFGEKTPIGRPGQPNEVAPSFLFLACEDSSYMSGQVLHPNGGTIVGS; translated from the coding sequence ATGAGCGATACCGACACCGTCGACATGATCCACGAGGATGCGCTGCCTGGTCACGAGAGCGAATTGGAGCCCAAGCCCGAGTGGGCGCCGCGCTACCCGGGTTCGGGCCGGCTCGACGGGAAGGTCGCGATCGTCACCGGCGCGGACAGCGGCATCGGCCGTGCTGTCGCCGCGCTCTATGCCCGCGAAGGCGCCGACATCGCCATTGTCTACCTCTGCGAACATGACGATGCCGCCAAGACCAAGGCGATCGTCGAGAAGGAGGGCCGCAAGGCGATCACCATCGCCGGCGATCTGGGTGAGAAGGATTTTTGCGAAAGCGTGATCGCCCAGACGATCGACGCGTTCGGCAGGCTCGACATCCTCGTCAACAACGCCGGCGAGCAGCATAGCGACAAGGAAATCACCGACATCACCGAAGAGCAGTTGAAACGCACCTTCCAGTCGAACATTTTCTCGATGTTCTTCCTCGTCCAGGCCGCGCGCCCGCATCTCAAGAAGGGCGCAGCGATCGTCAACTGCACTTCGGTCACCTCCTATCAGGGCGAGAAGGAGCTGCTCGATTACAGCTCGACCAAGGGCGCGATCACATCCTTCACGCGTGCGCTTTCCGAGAACCTGATCGGCGAGGGCATTCGTGTGAACGGCGTTGCACCCGGGCCGATCTGGACGCCGCTCAACCCCTTCGGCGGATCGAGCAAGGAAAAGCTCGCCACGTTCGGCGAAAAGACGCCGATCGGCCGCCCGGGCCAGCCCAATGAAGTGGCGCCGAGCTTCCTCTTCCTGGCGTGCGAGGATTCCTCCTACATGTCGGGCCAGGTGCTGCACCCCAACGGCGGCACCATCGTCGGCAGTTGA
- a CDS encoding phospholipase D-like domain-containing protein has protein sequence MSDAKPKLTAEVEGNRLTLLPDGPERLEALIALIDGAERTLRLLYYIFDPDESGRRVRDAIVRAVDRGVTVWLLVDGFGTKEGSDGFFKPLADGQCHFCRFVPRFGRRYLLRNHQKLALADEKVVLVGGFNVGDDYFGTVEEGAWRDIGLCVAGDGVACLADYFDSLFEWAHDPKSRIRSLRRMLKSHSKQMGRIHWLFGGPTRRLSPWAKAVLRDMRGAKRMDMIAAYFAPSRALLRRIYGVARRGQSRVVTAAKSDNTATIGAARYTYWRMLKRGVEVYEYEATKLHSKLIIADDVVHIGSANFDMRSLYLNLEMMLRVEDAGFAEQMRGFFAHELEGSRRITLEAHMAQRTIYNRFKWWVAHFIVAVMDYNVSRRLNFGLDGR, from the coding sequence ATGTCGGACGCGAAGCCCAAGCTTACCGCCGAGGTGGAAGGTAACCGCCTCACCCTGCTTCCCGACGGGCCGGAGCGGCTCGAGGCGCTGATCGCGCTGATCGACGGCGCCGAGCGGACGCTGCGCCTGCTCTACTACATCTTCGATCCCGACGAATCCGGCCGCCGCGTGCGCGATGCGATCGTCCGCGCGGTCGATCGCGGGGTCACCGTCTGGCTGCTGGTGGACGGCTTCGGCACCAAGGAAGGGTCCGACGGTTTCTTCAAGCCGCTCGCCGACGGCCAATGCCATTTCTGCCGCTTCGTACCGCGCTTTGGCCGGCGCTATCTGCTGCGCAACCACCAGAAGCTGGCGCTCGCCGACGAGAAGGTCGTGCTGGTCGGCGGCTTCAACGTCGGCGACGATTATTTCGGCACGGTCGAAGAGGGCGCGTGGCGCGACATCGGGCTCTGCGTCGCGGGCGACGGCGTCGCCTGCCTCGCCGATTATTTCGACTCGCTGTTCGAATGGGCGCACGATCCCAAATCGCGGATCCGATCGCTCCGGCGGATGCTCAAGAGCCACAGCAAGCAGATGGGGCGCATCCACTGGCTGTTCGGCGGCCCGACGCGGCGGCTGAGCCCATGGGCGAAGGCGGTGCTGCGCGACATGCGGGGCGCCAAGCGGATGGACATGATCGCCGCATATTTCGCGCCGAGCCGCGCGCTGCTCCGCCGCATCTACGGCGTCGCGCGGCGGGGTCAGTCGCGCGTGGTCACGGCGGCAAAATCGGACAACACCGCCACCATCGGCGCGGCGCGCTACACCTATTGGCGGATGCTCAAACGCGGCGTCGAGGTATACGAATATGAGGCGACCAAGCTGCACAGCAAGCTGATCATCGCCGACGACGTGGTCCATATCGGATCGGCCAATTTCGACATGCGCAGCCTCTATCTCAATCTCGAGATGATGCTGCGCGTCGAGGATGCCGGCTTCGCCGAGCAGATGCGCGGCTTTTTCGCGCACGAGCTGGAAGGATCGCGCCGCATCACACTGGAGGCGCATATGGCGCAGCGCACCATCTACAACCGCTTCAAATGGTGGGTCGCGCACTTCATCGTGGCGGTGATGGATTACAACGTCTCGCGCCGGCTCAATTTCGGGCTCGACGGCCGCTAG
- a CDS encoding Crp/Fnr family transcriptional regulator, giving the protein MDSPVGFIGEPADGLLRKLRVRDQISREEEAVIRGVIAEVRVVKAGQIIVPAEMPVSISTLLCDGLVCRYKDLGSGRRQIMDIHVAGDFVDLHAFLLGKLEHNVAAITDCRLAIVPHKALRAITETHPHLARFLWFVTLVDAAVLREQILSIGRRNALQRIAHLLCELEARLQVVGLAEGGRYRLPLTQSDVADATGLTSVHVNRTLRTLRDRGLATFRSGEVTIHDQPGLRQVAEFDPGYLYIGRRPI; this is encoded by the coding sequence GTGGATAGCCCCGTCGGTTTCATCGGCGAGCCTGCCGACGGCCTGCTCCGAAAGCTGCGCGTCCGCGATCAGATCAGCCGCGAGGAAGAAGCGGTCATCCGCGGCGTCATCGCCGAGGTGCGGGTGGTGAAGGCGGGGCAGATCATCGTTCCCGCTGAAATGCCGGTGTCGATCAGCACCCTGCTCTGTGACGGGCTCGTCTGCCGCTACAAGGATCTCGGCAGCGGCCGACGCCAGATCATGGACATCCACGTCGCTGGCGATTTCGTCGATCTCCACGCCTTTCTGCTCGGCAAGCTGGAGCATAATGTCGCTGCGATCACCGATTGCCGGCTCGCGATCGTGCCGCACAAGGCGCTGCGCGCAATCACCGAGACGCACCCGCATCTCGCGCGGTTCCTGTGGTTCGTGACGCTGGTCGACGCCGCGGTGCTGCGCGAGCAGATATTGTCGATCGGCCGCCGCAACGCGCTGCAGCGCATCGCGCATCTGCTATGCGAGCTGGAAGCGCGGCTCCAGGTGGTCGGCCTGGCCGAAGGCGGGCGCTACCGCCTGCCGCTGACGCAGAGCGACGTCGCCGATGCGACCGGCCTCACCTCCGTCCACGTCAACCGCACGCTGCGGACGCTGCGCGACCGGGGCCTCGCCACCTTCCGCAGCGGCGAGGTCACGATTCACGACCAGCCCGGCCTGCGGCAAGTCGCCGAGTTCGATCCCGGCTATCTCTACATCGGGCGCCGCCCGATCTAG